A genome region from Geodermatophilus bullaregiensis includes the following:
- a CDS encoding acyl-CoA dehydrogenase family protein, with product MSDQDLVVETVRDVLAGHEPLLLSAERPWDEGLWTALAEAGLTGVGLPEEAGGSGGELADAVAVVRTLAAGAGAVPVAEQLLVAAPALLAADLDLPAPEEPLTIAVDGAVTAEPSDDGDGPGRFTLTGTAVDVPWAGVARHVAVLATPPAGIEGAVLAVVDTAGLDASRAVNLAGEPRGSLVLDGVGVPGALLGPAQAGMVRARYALARAVQISAALEQVLAWTVQYAGERVQFGRPLGKFQAIQMELAQMAGEVTSTAALVDAAVQALDRGEDTVVLAAAAAKVRAGAAVEVVAKLAHQVHGAIGFTQEYRLHHLTRRCWSWRDEGGTELAWSRTLGAGLVAAGGDDLWPALTRVV from the coding sequence ATGAGTGATCAGGACCTGGTGGTCGAGACCGTCCGGGACGTCCTCGCCGGGCACGAGCCGCTGCTGCTCTCGGCCGAGCGGCCGTGGGACGAGGGCCTGTGGACGGCGCTGGCCGAGGCCGGGCTGACCGGGGTCGGCCTGCCCGAGGAGGCGGGCGGTTCCGGTGGCGAGCTGGCCGACGCCGTGGCGGTCGTGCGCACGCTGGCCGCCGGCGCCGGGGCGGTGCCGGTGGCCGAGCAGCTGCTCGTGGCCGCGCCGGCGCTGCTGGCCGCCGACCTCGACCTGCCCGCGCCGGAGGAGCCGCTGACCATCGCGGTGGACGGCGCGGTCACCGCCGAGCCGTCCGACGACGGCGACGGCCCGGGCCGCTTCACCCTCACCGGCACCGCCGTCGACGTCCCCTGGGCGGGGGTTGCCCGGCACGTCGCGGTGCTCGCCACCCCGCCGGCCGGCATCGAGGGCGCGGTGCTCGCCGTGGTCGACACCGCGGGGCTCGACGCCTCTCGGGCGGTCAACCTGGCCGGCGAGCCGCGCGGGTCGCTGGTCCTCGACGGTGTCGGCGTGCCCGGGGCGCTGCTGGGCCCGGCGCAGGCGGGGATGGTGCGCGCCCGCTACGCGCTCGCGCGGGCGGTGCAGATCTCCGCGGCGCTGGAGCAGGTGCTGGCCTGGACGGTGCAGTACGCCGGCGAGCGAGTGCAGTTCGGGCGGCCGCTGGGGAAGTTCCAGGCCATCCAGATGGAGCTGGCGCAGATGGCCGGCGAGGTCACCTCGACCGCCGCTCTGGTCGACGCCGCCGTGCAGGCGCTCGACCGCGGGGAGGACACCGTCGTGCTGGCTGCCGCGGCCGCCAAGGTGCGCGCCGGGGCCGCCGTCGAGGTGGTCGCCAAGCTCGCCCACCAGGTGCACGGTGCGATCGGCTTCACCCAGGAGTACCGGCTGCACCACCTCACCCGCCGCTGCTGGTCCTGGCGCGACGAGGGCGGCACCGAGCTGGCGTGGTCGCGGACGCTGGGCGCCGGCCTGGTCGCCGCCGGCGGCGACGACCTCTGGCCGGCGCTGACCCGCGTCGTCTGA
- a CDS encoding alpha/beta fold hydrolase, translated as MSAITRNCVRVSGPEAGRPMLFAHGFGCDQTMWRAVAPGFAADHRVVTFDHVGSGGSDISAYDPQRYGSLRGYADDVVDICRTLELTDVVYVGHSVSAMMGVLAVAQAPELFGAMVMVGPSPRYVDEQGYSGGFSRADVAALLDSLDSNPLQWSAALAPVVAGPGNPGVAEELAESFCRTDPTVARQFARVTFLSDNRADLPGVCVPTLVLQCSEDAIAPEAVGRYVHENVPGSVFTKLSATGHCPHLSAPEETTAAIRAFLRRIES; from the coding sequence GTGAGCGCGATCACGCGGAACTGTGTGCGCGTGAGCGGCCCGGAGGCCGGCCGGCCGATGCTGTTCGCCCACGGGTTCGGCTGCGACCAGACCATGTGGCGGGCCGTCGCGCCCGGCTTCGCCGCCGACCACCGGGTGGTCACCTTCGACCACGTGGGCTCGGGCGGCTCCGACATCTCGGCCTACGACCCGCAGCGCTACGGATCGCTGCGCGGCTACGCCGACGACGTCGTCGACATCTGCCGGACGCTGGAGCTGACCGACGTCGTCTACGTCGGCCACTCGGTGAGCGCGATGATGGGCGTCCTCGCCGTCGCGCAGGCGCCGGAGCTGTTCGGCGCGATGGTGATGGTCGGCCCCAGTCCCCGCTACGTCGACGAGCAGGGCTACTCCGGTGGCTTCTCGCGCGCGGACGTCGCCGCGCTGCTGGACTCCCTGGACAGCAACCCCCTGCAGTGGTCGGCGGCGCTGGCGCCGGTGGTCGCGGGCCCCGGCAACCCGGGGGTGGCCGAGGAGCTGGCCGAGAGCTTCTGCCGCACCGACCCCACGGTGGCCCGCCAGTTCGCGCGGGTCACCTTCCTGTCCGACAACCGCGCCGACCTGCCCGGGGTCTGTGTCCCGACGCTGGTCCTGCAGTGCAGCGAGGACGCGATCGCCCCGGAGGCCGTGGGCCGCTACGTGCACGAGAACGTGCCCGGCAGCGTCTTCACGAAGCTGTCGGCCACCGGGCACTGCCCGCACCTGTCGGCGCCGGAGGAGACCACGGCGGCCATCCGCGCCTTCCTCCGCCGCATCGAGAGCTGA
- a CDS encoding alpha/beta fold hydrolase: MDTTFLLVPGAGGRAWYWHRLVPELERRGHRAVAVDLPAGDDAAGLRTYTDVALAALGSAGADGGAVDGDVVVLGQSMGGLTAPLVAARRPVRLLVLLNAMVPRPGETGGQWWEAVDQAGARAACARAQGRPEDDDVGSDFSHDVPAEVWAAGAAHAGEQSGTPFTEPWPLAAWPAVPTRVLAGRDDRFFPPALQRRVARERLGLDVEEVPGGHLAALSRPAELAAALDACLRETRHTSGRGDSGARNGAGWSIAARAGNGAEMAAEEN; encoded by the coding sequence GTGGACACCACCTTCCTCCTGGTCCCCGGTGCCGGCGGGCGCGCCTGGTACTGGCACCGCCTGGTGCCCGAGCTCGAGCGGCGCGGGCACCGGGCGGTCGCCGTGGACCTGCCGGCCGGCGACGACGCCGCGGGCCTGCGCACCTACACCGACGTGGCGCTCGCCGCCCTCGGGTCGGCGGGCGCCGACGGTGGTGCGGTGGACGGCGACGTCGTGGTCCTGGGGCAGTCGATGGGCGGGCTGACCGCACCGCTGGTCGCCGCGCGCCGGCCGGTGCGGCTGCTGGTCCTGCTCAACGCGATGGTGCCGCGGCCCGGGGAGACCGGCGGGCAGTGGTGGGAGGCGGTCGACCAGGCCGGCGCCCGCGCGGCGTGCGCGCGGGCGCAGGGCCGCCCGGAGGACGACGACGTCGGGTCGGACTTCTCGCACGACGTCCCGGCGGAGGTGTGGGCCGCGGGCGCCGCGCACGCCGGGGAGCAGTCGGGCACCCCGTTCACCGAGCCGTGGCCGCTCGCCGCCTGGCCGGCCGTTCCCACCCGGGTGCTGGCCGGCCGCGACGACCGGTTCTTCCCCCCGGCGCTGCAGCGGCGGGTGGCCCGCGAGCGACTGGGTCTCGACGTCGAGGAGGTGCCCGGCGGTCACCTGGCCGCCCTCAGCCGGCCCGCCGAGCTGGCCGCGGCGCTCGACGCCTGCCTGCGCGAGACGCGGCACACGTCGGGAAGGGGTGACAGCGGGGCCCGGAATGGCGCAGGATGGTCGATTGCCGCGCGCGCCGGGAATGGCGCGGAAATGGCGGCGGAAGAGAACTGA
- a CDS encoding SpoIIE family protein phosphatase, whose amino-acid sequence MDRAENGPRDEGLARLLEEDPADLYENAPCGYLSMVPDGRVVKVNGTFCAWTGRHPDDVRGRRLPDLLSAGGRVFYETHLAPLLRLQGAVREVALDVVRADGSVLPCLLNAVEVRDAEGQPVLVRATVFEATSRRRYERALLSAQRAAADSEARARTLQQVVSELAAASSAEQVADVVVRRARSAVEAGGAGLWLAEPVPGERVEGQPVPVTLAAADGLSAELLVELATAAPAGAELVRTGGVRAAPVGPELRQRWPGLAATMTEAGQEALVVVPVSAADDRHLGALVLVLGVTDDSELISLSEPGTRGALVPADAELLATLGRQAGQALERVRLYEETVRQAARSAFLLDAARLLAAPSEVGETVERLAELAVQQLADICVIDLVTERGLVAPVVAHADPARRHLVEQLRDEHLPRRDGSHPSVRAMVEHRTIWARGVDPPLMELLSTSPEHLEVTRALELADLICVPLMVEGRPLGVISLGADARRGRFTEADVETAEQLALQMSQGMDVAQRFELESRTSHTLQGSLLPPDPPEVPGLALAVRYLPGSRGADVGGDFYDVVPLPGGTDVALAVGDVVGHDVTAAATMGQLRSVHRALLVDRPRPGALVERLHDSWPLLGLPRMATALFATLRPSTGELRIASAGHLPPLLVTGGRAELLPVSPGRVLGAPPGPAPEWSGRLPAGASLVLFTDGLVESRTADLDAGLDRLRAVAEEVAAESEGPADPDVLCDRLLAVLTGPRRADDVALLVLTRLSGTAGDGTGAGDVAVPGPDPGPALPAVVPAPDPDLADALDGAGGDVTVSGDAMRWSPERAEPPAPAAGFTGLDVAAGLGMALGLDPASVRRLVSGALHRLSGVAGDVVGELRQLARDVRPGGDEDR is encoded by the coding sequence ATGGACCGTGCGGAGAACGGGCCCCGGGACGAGGGACTGGCCCGGCTGCTCGAGGAGGACCCCGCGGACCTCTACGAGAACGCGCCCTGCGGCTACCTGTCGATGGTCCCCGACGGGCGCGTGGTCAAGGTCAACGGCACCTTCTGCGCCTGGACCGGACGGCACCCCGACGACGTACGCGGCCGGCGGCTGCCCGACCTGCTCAGCGCCGGCGGCCGCGTGTTCTACGAGACCCACCTCGCGCCGCTGCTGCGGCTGCAGGGGGCGGTGCGGGAGGTGGCGCTCGACGTCGTCCGCGCCGACGGGTCGGTGCTGCCCTGCCTGCTCAACGCCGTGGAGGTCCGCGACGCCGAGGGGCAGCCGGTGCTCGTGCGCGCCACGGTCTTCGAGGCGACGTCGCGACGGCGCTACGAGCGGGCGCTGCTGAGCGCGCAGCGGGCCGCCGCGGACTCCGAGGCCCGGGCGCGGACCCTGCAGCAGGTGGTGTCCGAGCTCGCCGCCGCCTCCTCGGCCGAGCAGGTCGCCGACGTGGTGGTGCGCCGTGCGCGGTCGGCGGTCGAGGCCGGCGGCGCCGGGTTGTGGCTGGCCGAGCCCGTCCCGGGGGAGCGGGTCGAGGGGCAGCCGGTCCCGGTCACCCTCGCGGCCGCCGACGGGCTGTCGGCCGAGCTGCTCGTCGAGCTGGCCACGGCGGCACCGGCGGGGGCCGAGCTGGTGCGCACGGGCGGGGTGCGGGCGGCGCCGGTCGGGCCCGAGCTGCGGCAGCGCTGGCCCGGCCTGGCCGCGACCATGACCGAGGCCGGGCAGGAGGCGCTCGTCGTCGTCCCGGTGTCGGCCGCCGACGACCGCCACCTGGGCGCCCTCGTCCTCGTCCTCGGCGTCACCGACGACAGCGAGCTGATCAGCCTCTCCGAGCCCGGCACCCGCGGCGCGCTGGTGCCGGCCGACGCCGAGCTGCTGGCCACCCTCGGCCGCCAGGCCGGGCAGGCGCTGGAGCGGGTCCGGCTGTACGAGGAGACGGTGCGCCAGGCGGCCCGCTCGGCGTTCCTGCTCGACGCCGCCCGGCTGCTGGCCGCGCCGAGCGAGGTCGGGGAGACCGTCGAGCGGCTGGCCGAGCTGGCGGTGCAGCAGCTGGCCGACATCTGCGTCATCGACCTGGTGACCGAGCGCGGGCTGGTCGCGCCGGTGGTGGCGCACGCCGACCCGGCCCGCCGGCACCTGGTCGAGCAGCTGCGCGACGAGCACCTGCCGCGCCGCGACGGCAGCCACCCGAGCGTCCGGGCCATGGTCGAGCACCGCACGATCTGGGCGCGGGGGGTCGACCCGCCCCTGATGGAGCTGCTGAGCACCTCGCCGGAGCACCTGGAGGTCACCCGGGCGCTCGAGCTCGCCGACCTCATCTGCGTGCCCCTGATGGTCGAGGGCCGGCCGCTCGGTGTCATCTCGCTGGGCGCCGACGCCCGCCGCGGGCGGTTCACCGAGGCCGACGTCGAGACCGCCGAGCAGCTGGCGCTGCAGATGTCGCAGGGCATGGACGTCGCCCAGCGCTTCGAGCTCGAGTCGCGCACCTCCCACACGCTGCAGGGCAGCCTGCTCCCGCCGGACCCGCCCGAGGTGCCCGGGCTGGCCCTGGCGGTGCGCTACCTGCCGGGCAGCCGCGGCGCCGACGTCGGCGGGGACTTCTACGACGTCGTCCCGCTGCCCGGCGGCACCGACGTCGCGCTCGCCGTCGGTGACGTCGTCGGCCACGACGTCACCGCCGCCGCGACGATGGGGCAGCTGCGCAGCGTGCACCGGGCGCTGCTGGTCGACCGGCCGCGGCCCGGGGCGCTGGTCGAGCGGCTGCACGACAGCTGGCCGCTGCTCGGGCTGCCGCGGATGGCCACCGCGCTGTTCGCCACGCTGCGCCCGTCGACCGGGGAGCTGCGGATCGCCTCGGCCGGGCACCTGCCGCCGCTGCTGGTGACCGGCGGGCGCGCGGAGCTGCTGCCGGTGTCCCCGGGCCGCGTCCTGGGGGCGCCGCCCGGCCCGGCGCCGGAGTGGTCGGGCCGGCTGCCGGCCGGCGCGTCGCTGGTGCTGTTCACCGACGGGCTCGTGGAGAGCCGCACCGCCGACCTCGACGCGGGGCTCGACCGGCTGCGCGCGGTCGCCGAGGAGGTGGCGGCGGAGTCGGAGGGGCCGGCCGACCCGGACGTGCTGTGCGACCGGCTGCTGGCCGTCCTCACCGGTCCGCGCCGGGCCGACGACGTCGCCCTGCTGGTGCTCACCCGCCTGTCCGGCACGGCGGGGGACGGGACGGGAGCCGGCGACGTCGCCGTGCCCGGCCCGGACCCGGGCCCGGCCCTGCCCGCGGTCGTCCCCGCGCCCGATCCCGACCTGGCCGACGCGCTCGACGGGGCCGGCGGTGACGTCACCGTATCCGGCGACGCGATGCGCTGGTCACCGGAGCGGGCGGAGCCGCCGGCGCCCGCGGCCGGCTTCACGGGGCTCGACGTCGCCGCAGGGCTGGGGATGGCGCTCGGGCTGGACCCCGCGTCGGTGCGCCGGCTGGTGTCGGGGGCGCTGCACCGGCTCTCGGGCGTGGCCGGCGACGTCGTCGGGGAGCTGCGGCAGCTGGCCCGCGACGTCCGGCCCGGCGGCGACGAGGACCGCTGA
- a CDS encoding cytochrome P450 gives MPRLENGLALLTKGYAWMPDLRRARGLRAAGTRLGGLPAVAVEGPEAARFLYDEDHVHRAHAIPEPVQGTLFGKGAVHTLDGEAHRVRKAMFVSVLMDPAAVEALVQRACADWDTAAREWATRPEVVLFDESARVIAGAVTRWAGVPLTRDEVPALARDLLAMVDSFASAGPRHWRARRARGRREDWLAGIVEQVRAGEDVAPPGSVLQVVAAHRDADGGLLDPRVAAVELLNVIRPTTAVAWFTAFSGHALARWPQHRARLAGADAAFAEAWAHEVRRFYPFAPFIGGRAPQRLEFGGQTIPRNSMVLLDVYGQGHDPDLWEDPYTFRPERFLGREIGEFDLVPQGGGDPRTNHRCPGEQITVALLAALAPQLARAPFEIPADQDLTISLRRIPARPASGVVLRPTAR, from the coding sequence ATGCCACGCCTGGAGAACGGCCTCGCCCTGCTGACCAAGGGCTACGCCTGGATGCCCGACCTGCGCCGCGCCCGCGGCCTGCGCGCGGCCGGCACCCGGCTCGGCGGGCTGCCCGCGGTCGCCGTCGAGGGTCCCGAGGCCGCGCGGTTCCTCTACGACGAGGACCACGTGCACCGTGCGCACGCCATCCCCGAGCCGGTGCAGGGGACGCTGTTCGGCAAGGGCGCGGTGCACACCCTCGACGGGGAGGCCCACCGGGTGCGCAAGGCGATGTTCGTGTCGGTGCTCATGGACCCCGCCGCCGTCGAGGCCCTGGTGCAGCGGGCCTGCGCGGACTGGGACACCGCCGCGCGGGAGTGGGCGACCCGGCCGGAGGTCGTGCTGTTCGACGAGTCGGCGCGGGTCATCGCCGGCGCGGTCACCCGGTGGGCCGGTGTCCCGCTGACGCGGGACGAGGTACCGGCGCTGGCCCGTGACCTGCTCGCGATGGTCGACAGCTTCGCCAGCGCCGGCCCCCGGCACTGGCGGGCGCGGCGGGCGCGGGGCCGCCGCGAGGACTGGCTGGCGGGGATCGTCGAGCAGGTCCGCGCGGGGGAGGACGTGGCGCCGCCGGGGTCGGTGCTGCAGGTGGTGGCCGCGCACCGCGACGCCGACGGCGGGCTGCTGGACCCGCGGGTGGCCGCCGTCGAGCTGCTCAACGTCATCCGCCCGACCACCGCCGTCGCCTGGTTCACGGCCTTCTCCGGGCACGCGCTGGCCCGGTGGCCGCAGCACCGCGCGCGGCTGGCCGGCGCCGACGCCGCGTTCGCCGAGGCCTGGGCGCACGAGGTGCGCCGCTTCTACCCGTTCGCGCCGTTCATCGGCGGCCGGGCGCCGCAGCGGCTCGAGTTCGGGGGGCAGACGATCCCGCGCAACTCCATGGTGCTGCTCGACGTCTACGGGCAGGGCCACGACCCGGACCTGTGGGAGGACCCCTACACCTTCCGGCCCGAGCGCTTCCTCGGCCGGGAGATCGGGGAGTTCGACCTCGTGCCCCAGGGCGGCGGCGACCCGCGGACCAACCACCGCTGCCCCGGCGAGCAGATCACCGTCGCGCTGCTGGCCGCGCTGGCCCCGCAGCTGGCCAGGGCGCCGTTCGAGATCCCCGCCGACCAGGACCTCACGATCTCGCTGCGCCGGATCCCGGCACGCCCGGCCAGCGGCGTCGTCCTCCGGCCCACCGCGCGCTGA
- a CDS encoding HelD family protein, giving the protein MSTTRSDVVPHPELTREQHYVTDLYTRLDAARELATRRLRQAITWPAVDPQALQERDATVRFQTERVTALDAAEAGLCVGRIDRLDDGPLYIGRIGLPADDAASDPALVDWRAPAARPFYTATPVHPLGIGRRRHIRTRGRTVVRLDDEVLTDGVAGSGLTGEAALLAALDASRTGRMTDIVRTIQAEQDRVIRADDRGVLVVQGGPGTGKTAVALHRAAYLLYTHRERLARRGLLVVGPTPTFLRYIADVLPSLGETGVLLAGLGQLRPGLDARGEESPQAAAVKGRLEMVDVLRAAIADRQVVPDSPREVLVDGFALRLRPIDVVRAQNAARRADPLHNLARPVFVRRVVDLLTRRYAERIGAGIDVGRDLFDSDDLAALRREVAGEPGVRSLLAQLWPVLTPERLLADLYADPARIAAATPGWSDADRALLHRPRGSAASPAAWTPADVPLLEEAEELLGFDDSAQRARADRDRRRALARAQETLDVLHGSRSVDLEDEHLEAEVLSAGDLLSAEDLADRHRELDLRTTAERAAADRTWTFGHVVVDEAQELSPMAWRLLVRRCPTRSMTVVGDVAQTGSLAGADRWDAVLRPHVGDAWRLEELTVNYRTPAEVMEVAADVLAAGGSDARPPRSVRTGGRPPVAETTGSARLAGRVASVAAELAGNEGTTAVLVPPSRVAGVVAALRELRPDVQSGPGADSSLGPVVLTPGEAKGLEFDAVVVVDPQGVLDEGVRGVNDLYVALTRATQRLVVLAPGPLPAVLSRLETAAA; this is encoded by the coding sequence TTGTCGACGACCCGGTCCGACGTCGTCCCCCACCCCGAGCTCACCCGCGAGCAGCACTACGTCACCGACCTCTACACCCGGCTCGACGCCGCCCGGGAGCTGGCCACCCGGCGGCTGCGCCAGGCCATCACCTGGCCGGCCGTCGACCCGCAGGCGCTGCAGGAGCGCGACGCCACCGTGCGGTTCCAGACCGAGCGGGTCACCGCCCTCGACGCCGCCGAGGCGGGCCTGTGCGTGGGCCGCATCGACCGTCTCGACGACGGCCCCCTCTACATCGGCCGGATCGGCCTGCCCGCCGACGACGCCGCGAGCGACCCCGCGCTGGTCGACTGGCGGGCGCCCGCGGCCCGGCCCTTCTACACGGCCACCCCCGTGCACCCGCTGGGCATCGGGCGGCGCCGGCACATCCGCACCCGCGGGCGCACCGTCGTCCGGCTCGACGACGAGGTGCTCACCGACGGGGTCGCCGGGTCCGGCCTCACCGGCGAGGCGGCGCTGCTGGCCGCCCTGGACGCCTCCCGCACCGGGCGGATGACCGACATCGTCCGGACCATCCAGGCCGAGCAGGACCGGGTGATCCGCGCCGACGACCGCGGCGTGCTGGTCGTCCAGGGCGGGCCGGGCACCGGCAAGACGGCGGTGGCCCTGCACCGCGCGGCCTACCTGCTGTACACGCACCGCGAGCGGCTGGCGCGGCGCGGCCTGCTCGTCGTCGGGCCCACACCGACCTTCCTGCGCTACATCGCCGACGTGCTGCCCTCCCTGGGCGAGACCGGCGTGCTGCTCGCCGGGCTCGGCCAGCTGCGGCCGGGCCTCGACGCCCGCGGGGAGGAGTCACCGCAGGCCGCGGCGGTCAAGGGCCGGCTGGAGATGGTCGACGTGCTGCGCGCCGCGATCGCCGACCGGCAGGTCGTGCCCGACTCGCCTCGGGAGGTCCTCGTCGACGGGTTCGCGCTGCGGCTGCGGCCGATCGACGTCGTCCGGGCACAGAACGCCGCGCGCCGCGCCGACCCGCTGCACAACCTGGCCCGGCCGGTGTTCGTCCGGCGGGTGGTCGACCTGCTCACCCGCCGCTACGCCGAGCGGATCGGCGCGGGCATCGACGTCGGCCGGGACCTGTTCGACTCCGACGACCTCGCCGCGCTGCGCCGCGAGGTGGCCGGGGAACCCGGCGTCCGGTCGCTGCTGGCCCAGCTGTGGCCGGTGCTGACCCCCGAGCGGCTGCTGGCCGACCTCTACGCCGACCCGGCCCGCATCGCGGCGGCCACCCCCGGGTGGTCGGACGCCGACCGGGCGCTGCTGCACCGCCCGCGCGGGAGCGCCGCCTCCCCGGCAGCCTGGACGCCGGCCGACGTCCCCCTGCTCGAGGAGGCCGAGGAGCTGCTCGGCTTCGACGACAGCGCCCAGCGGGCCCGCGCCGACCGCGACCGCCGGCGGGCGCTGGCCCGGGCGCAGGAGACGCTCGACGTGCTGCACGGCTCCCGCTCGGTGGACCTCGAGGACGAGCACCTGGAGGCGGAGGTGCTCAGCGCCGGCGACCTGCTGTCGGCCGAGGACCTGGCCGACCGGCACCGCGAGCTGGACCTGCGCACCACCGCCGAGCGGGCCGCCGCCGACCGCACCTGGACCTTCGGGCACGTGGTCGTCGACGAGGCGCAGGAGCTCTCTCCGATGGCCTGGCGGCTGCTGGTGCGCCGCTGCCCCACCCGGTCGATGACCGTGGTCGGCGACGTGGCGCAGACCGGCAGCCTGGCCGGTGCGGACCGCTGGGACGCCGTGCTGCGCCCGCACGTCGGTGACGCCTGGCGGCTGGAGGAGCTGACGGTCAACTACCGGACGCCGGCCGAGGTCATGGAGGTCGCCGCCGACGTGCTGGCCGCCGGCGGCTCGGACGCCCGGCCGCCGCGCTCCGTGCGCACCGGGGGGAGGCCGCCGGTGGCCGAGACGACCGGGTCGGCGCGGCTGGCCGGGCGGGTGGCGTCGGTGGCCGCGGAGCTGGCCGGGAACGAGGGGACGACGGCGGTGCTGGTGCCGCCGAGCCGGGTGGCCGGAGTCGTCGCGGCGCTGCGTGAGCTGCGCCCCGACGTGCAGTCCGGCCCCGGCGCGGACTCCTCGCTCGGCCCGGTCGTGCTGACCCCCGGCGAGGCCAAGGGACTGGAGTTCGACGCGGTGGTCGTCGTCGACCCGCAGGGGGTGCTCGACGAGGGCGTGCGCGGGGTCAACGACCTCTACGTGGCGCTCACCCGCGCCACCCAGCGGCTGGTCGTGCTCGCCCCCGGCCCGCTGCCGGCGGTGCTGTCCCGGCTGGAGACCGCCGCGGCCTGA
- a CDS encoding acyl-CoA dehydrogenase family protein — protein MSSNSLTLAPAPPSEAAEQVRLEVRQFLAEELAAGTFSTHVDTWLSGVDPEFSRKLGARGWLGMTWPRQYGGHERTAMERYAVTEELLAAGAPVAAHWIADRQSGPNLLRYGTEEQRKDILPRIAAGECYFVIGMSEPDSGSDLASIRTRATRDGDGDFVVNGAKVWTSNAHHSHYGIVLVRTGPPGEGPRGKHQGLTQLLVDLSLPGITINPIRILDGGHHFNEVVFDDVVVPAGMLLGTEGAGWHQVTAELAFERSGPERFLSTWPLLAEFGRRAAATGDPAQLATLGRLSARALALRQLSLRIAAALDRGELPDIPAALVKDVGTTFEQDVVDEVRRVVDVVPSLDSPDPLGRALAEAQLHAPGYTLRGGTNEILRGIVARGLGLR, from the coding sequence ATGAGCAGCAACTCGTTGACCCTGGCGCCCGCGCCACCCTCGGAGGCCGCCGAGCAGGTCCGGCTCGAGGTGCGGCAGTTCCTGGCCGAGGAGCTGGCCGCCGGGACCTTCAGCACGCACGTCGACACCTGGCTGTCCGGCGTGGACCCCGAGTTCTCGAGGAAGCTGGGCGCACGCGGCTGGCTGGGGATGACCTGGCCCCGGCAGTACGGCGGCCACGAGCGGACGGCGATGGAGCGCTACGCCGTCACCGAGGAGCTGCTGGCCGCCGGTGCGCCGGTGGCCGCGCACTGGATCGCCGACCGGCAGTCGGGGCCGAACCTGCTGCGCTACGGCACCGAGGAGCAGCGCAAGGACATCCTGCCGCGCATCGCCGCCGGCGAGTGCTACTTCGTCATCGGCATGAGCGAGCCCGACTCCGGCTCCGACCTGGCCTCCATCCGCACGCGGGCGACCCGCGACGGCGACGGCGACTTCGTGGTCAACGGCGCCAAGGTGTGGACGTCCAACGCCCACCACTCCCACTACGGGATCGTGCTGGTGCGCACCGGCCCGCCCGGGGAGGGCCCCCGCGGCAAGCACCAGGGGCTGACCCAGCTGCTGGTCGACCTGTCGCTGCCGGGCATCACGATCAACCCCATCCGCATCCTCGACGGCGGACACCACTTCAACGAGGTGGTGTTCGACGACGTCGTCGTCCCCGCCGGGATGCTGCTGGGCACCGAGGGCGCCGGCTGGCACCAGGTGACCGCGGAGCTGGCCTTCGAGCGGTCGGGACCGGAGCGGTTCCTGTCCACCTGGCCGCTGCTGGCCGAGTTCGGCCGCCGCGCCGCCGCGACCGGCGACCCCGCCCAGCTGGCCACCCTGGGCCGGCTGTCGGCGCGGGCGCTGGCGCTGCGGCAGCTGTCGTTGCGCATCGCCGCGGCGCTGGACCGCGGGGAGCTGCCCGACATCCCGGCCGCGCTGGTGAAGGACGTGGGGACGACGTTCGAGCAGGACGTCGTCGACGAGGTGCGCCGGGTGGTCGACGTCGTCCCGTCGCTGGACTCCCCGGACCCGCTGGGCCGGGCGCTGGCCGAGGCGCAGCTGCACGCGCCGGGCTACACGCTGCGGGGCGGGACCAACGAGATCCTGCGCGGGATCGTGGCACGAGGGCTGGGACTGCGATGA